The Azospirillum brasilense genome window below encodes:
- a CDS encoding AsmA family protein, whose protein sequence is MKKLLIAALILLGLLVAAVLIVPSVIDWNAYKAQIADKVSAATGRKVELKGDIGLSLLPAPALTVRDARLANAPGGSEEDMARLKELDVRVALGPLLGGHIQVQSIRLIDPTFLFETLPDGRFNWDLSGAGTGRTAGAGPGGSGDGLASAVSFDQVTVQNGTIHYRDARTGQSEVIDQIDARIVAGSFTGPFQGQGGFRARGVPLRGEMFVSRLIDGAAVQVRATLSMADTDATLRFAGIVTNPPGSGGSRAQGDLRVEGSDLSRALALVRKGSAAGEDRKATALLAQSFGIRTAVEASPTAASFTNLEAQLGDTRATGTATLRSGTPARAELTLALNRLDLDAWLDRAGAGGGSDAGAQPAARNGNTVKSAPPSAPSGGAPAPTGGATQPGGFSLPDALDAKLDLAVDGITYNGGIIRQGRVEASLTGGTLNIDRVSALLPGGSDIVAAGELAAANGQPNLNLRMEANADNLRAVLEWLRVDVRAVPADRLRRASVAAQLQGRPGRLDVNGLDLRVDASRLTGAVAYVDRGRPAFGARLDLDRLNLDAYLPQAGDSAAAQAAPAANGGGNAAAPASANGAAQTSARNGRSSMSPARLLAGVDANLELSVGQLTVRNTPVQGLRLDATAAGGALSIKEATVQDAAGVKLRLDGQIAGLEPLRGAHLTLNAEAASLEGVARAVPWPEGAPAPERLGAVKAQARLSGDAERLAVELGAEAAEGSLEVGGTVLSVEKNPSVDLKLRAKHPELARLASLFADDAVSGSYGPMDLYTELAGTRKAFTLGNIQGVLAGVTVKGKASADLNGSKPRVEADLQTGDLELDRLAVLPAAARPAGATSPAAVTPPGASAAAAGDFSGLRRFDGRFALTSSALVKGGTRIENPALRATVTNGVLTVERFDGTLMGGQLGATGRLAAPGNQTPTAEATITLSKAKLAEAVGGGLGGGALEIAGGVLDAEANLTTSGAGGDAMLKALAGQGRISARDGLLRGFDLGVLRDRLTKLERPQELLGAVMGGLQGGETRFARLDGSFAIDKGVARTEDTRLTSDLGEAVAAGQVNLPAQTIDMRVRLTVQSDQSLPPLTVRMTGALDKPTRSFEMQEVQEYFARRAAEGLLNKVVPKDLPIPGGGNAPKPDALLKGLIDGLRR, encoded by the coding sequence GTGAAGAAACTCCTGATCGCGGCGCTGATTCTATTGGGCCTGCTGGTGGCCGCGGTGCTGATCGTGCCGAGCGTGATCGACTGGAACGCCTACAAGGCCCAGATCGCGGACAAGGTGTCCGCCGCCACGGGCCGCAAGGTGGAGCTGAAGGGCGACATCGGCCTGTCCCTGCTGCCGGCCCCGGCGCTGACGGTGCGCGACGCGCGTCTGGCCAATGCGCCCGGCGGGTCCGAGGAGGATATGGCCCGCCTGAAGGAGTTGGACGTCCGCGTGGCCCTCGGCCCGCTGCTCGGCGGCCACATCCAGGTGCAGAGCATCAGGCTGATCGACCCGACCTTCCTGTTCGAGACGCTGCCCGACGGGCGCTTCAACTGGGATCTGTCGGGTGCCGGCACCGGCCGTACGGCGGGTGCCGGGCCGGGCGGATCGGGCGATGGGCTGGCCTCTGCGGTCAGCTTCGATCAGGTGACTGTGCAGAACGGCACCATCCATTACCGCGACGCCCGCACCGGTCAGTCGGAGGTGATCGACCAGATCGATGCGCGGATCGTCGCCGGCAGCTTCACCGGGCCGTTCCAGGGGCAGGGCGGTTTCCGGGCGCGCGGCGTGCCGCTGCGCGGGGAGATGTTCGTCAGCCGCCTGATCGACGGCGCCGCCGTCCAGGTCCGGGCGACGCTGTCGATGGCCGACACCGACGCCACGCTGCGCTTCGCGGGAATCGTGACCAACCCGCCGGGCAGCGGCGGATCGCGCGCCCAGGGTGACCTGCGCGTCGAAGGAAGCGACCTGTCCCGCGCGCTGGCTCTGGTCCGCAAAGGCTCGGCCGCGGGCGAGGACAGGAAGGCGACCGCCTTGCTCGCCCAGTCCTTCGGCATCCGCACGGCGGTCGAGGCGTCCCCGACCGCGGCGAGCTTCACCAATTTGGAGGCGCAGCTCGGCGACACGCGCGCCACCGGCACGGCGACCCTGCGCAGCGGAACGCCGGCAAGGGCAGAACTGACGCTGGCCCTGAACCGGCTCGACCTTGACGCCTGGCTGGACCGTGCGGGCGCCGGCGGGGGTTCGGATGCCGGCGCCCAGCCCGCCGCCCGCAATGGAAACACGGTCAAAAGCGCGCCGCCCAGCGCTCCATCCGGCGGCGCCCCGGCCCCGACCGGCGGCGCGACCCAGCCCGGCGGCTTCTCCCTGCCGGACGCGCTGGACGCCAAGCTCGACCTCGCGGTGGACGGCATCACTTACAACGGCGGCATCATCCGTCAGGGGCGGGTGGAAGCCAGCCTGACCGGCGGCACATTGAACATCGACCGTGTCAGCGCACTGCTGCCCGGCGGCTCCGATATCGTGGCGGCGGGGGAGCTGGCAGCGGCCAACGGCCAGCCGAATCTCAATCTGCGGATGGAGGCGAACGCCGACAACCTGCGCGCTGTGCTGGAATGGCTGCGGGTGGACGTCCGCGCCGTTCCGGCGGACCGGCTGCGCCGGGCCTCGGTTGCCGCGCAGTTGCAGGGACGCCCCGGGAGGCTGGACGTGAACGGCCTGGACCTGCGGGTAGACGCCAGCCGCCTGACCGGCGCCGTCGCCTATGTCGACCGCGGGCGGCCCGCCTTCGGCGCGCGGCTTGACCTCGACCGGCTGAACCTCGACGCCTATCTGCCCCAAGCGGGCGACAGTGCGGCGGCCCAGGCCGCACCTGCCGCCAATGGCGGGGGCAACGCCGCGGCTCCCGCTTCGGCCAACGGTGCCGCCCAGACATCCGCGCGCAACGGGCGTTCATCCATGTCACCGGCCCGGCTGCTGGCCGGTGTCGACGCGAACCTGGAATTGTCGGTCGGCCAACTGACCGTGCGCAACACGCCGGTCCAGGGGCTTCGGCTCGACGCCACCGCCGCGGGCGGCGCCCTGTCGATCAAGGAGGCGACGGTGCAGGACGCCGCCGGGGTGAAGCTCCGCCTGGACGGGCAGATCGCCGGGCTGGAGCCGCTGCGTGGCGCCCATCTGACGCTGAACGCCGAGGCCGCCAGCCTGGAGGGGGTGGCGCGCGCCGTTCCCTGGCCGGAGGGTGCCCCCGCGCCGGAGCGGCTGGGCGCGGTGAAGGCGCAGGCCCGCCTTTCGGGCGACGCCGAGCGTCTGGCGGTCGAGCTGGGGGCGGAGGCGGCCGAAGGCTCGCTTGAGGTGGGCGGCACGGTGCTGAGCGTCGAGAAGAATCCATCCGTCGATCTGAAACTGCGCGCCAAGCACCCGGAGCTGGCCCGGCTGGCCAGCCTGTTCGCCGATGATGCCGTGTCCGGCTCCTATGGCCCCATGGACCTCTACACGGAGCTGGCGGGGACGCGGAAAGCCTTCACGTTGGGCAACATCCAGGGCGTGCTGGCCGGTGTTACGGTCAAAGGCAAGGCCAGCGCCGACCTGAACGGCAGCAAGCCGCGGGTGGAAGCCGACCTGCAGACCGGCGATCTGGAGCTGGACCGGCTGGCGGTGCTTCCCGCCGCCGCCCGCCCTGCCGGCGCCACTTCTCCGGCAGCCGTGACACCGCCGGGCGCCTCAGCCGCCGCGGCGGGGGATTTCAGTGGGCTGCGCCGCTTCGACGGGCGCTTCGCGCTGACCTCCTCCGCCCTCGTCAAGGGTGGTACGCGAATCGAGAATCCGGCTCTGCGCGCCACCGTGACCAACGGCGTGCTGACGGTGGAGCGGTTCGACGGCACCCTGATGGGTGGCCAGCTCGGCGCCACAGGGCGGCTTGCCGCGCCGGGCAACCAGACGCCGACCGCCGAGGCCACCATCACGCTGTCCAAGGCCAAGCTGGCCGAGGCGGTGGGCGGCGGCTTGGGCGGCGGAGCGCTGGAGATCGCCGGCGGCGTGCTGGACGCCGAGGCCAACCTGACGACCAGCGGGGCCGGCGGCGACGCCATGCTCAAGGCGCTGGCCGGCCAGGGCCGGATCAGCGCCCGTGACGGTCTGCTGCGCGGCTTCGATCTCGGCGTTCTGCGCGACCGGCTGACCAAGCTGGAACGCCCGCAGGAGCTGCTGGGCGCGGTGATGGGCGGCCTTCAGGGCGGGGAAACCCGCTTCGCCCGGCTGGACGGCAGCTTCGCCATCGACAAGGGCGTGGCGCGCACCGAGGACACGCGGCTGACCTCCGACCTGGGCGAGGCGGTGGCGGCGGGGCAGGTCAACCTGCCGGCGCAGACCATCGACATGCGCGTCCGCCTGACCGTGCAGTCCGACCAGTCGCTTCCCCCGCTGACCGTCCGCATGACCGGCGCGCTCGACAAGCCTACCCGCTCCTTCGAGATGCAGGAGGTGCAGGAGTATTTCGCCCGCCGCGCCGCCGAGGGGCTGCTGAACAAGGTGGTGCCGAAGGATCTGCCGATTCCCGGCGGCGGCAACGCCCCGAAGCCGGACGCGCTGTTGAAGGGGCTGATCGACGGGCTGCGGCGTTGA
- a CDS encoding accessory factor UbiK family protein, producing the protein MQVDNKILDDLARVAGGALGALSSLREEAEAQMRQQFERVLSRMDVVSREEYEAVRAMAAKAREEQEAMAERLAALEATVAGLQAGRDAKPASGTAAPAVGPIAGGGTGPV; encoded by the coding sequence ATGCAGGTGGACAATAAGATTTTGGACGATCTGGCCCGCGTTGCGGGCGGTGCGCTCGGCGCGCTGTCGTCCCTGCGCGAGGAAGCTGAGGCGCAGATGCGCCAGCAGTTCGAGCGCGTTCTGTCGCGGATGGATGTGGTGAGCCGCGAGGAGTACGAGGCCGTCCGCGCCATGGCCGCCAAGGCCCGCGAGGAGCAGGAGGCCATGGCCGAGCGCCTCGCCGCGCTGGAGGCCACGGTGGCCGGACTGCAGGCCGGTCGTGACGCGAAGCCGGCGTCGGGCACCGCCGCCCCCGCGGTCGGCCCCATTGCCGGAGGAGGCACCGGACCGGTCTGA
- a CDS encoding YbjN domain-containing protein: MSAVAVDTPSSAHNPLDIVEEIVTANEWPFERAGEDELIVEIGGRWCDYRLYFVWQSDVSAMQFSCQFDMKVPAARRSSVNDLLAEVNARMWLGHFDVCAEEHTPMFRQTMLLRGSRGATVEQLEDLVEIALSECERFYPAFQFVIWGGKSASEAVSAAILDTAGEA, translated from the coding sequence ATGTCGGCTGTTGCCGTCGACACCCCCTCATCCGCGCACAATCCCCTGGACATCGTCGAGGAGATCGTCACCGCCAACGAATGGCCCTTCGAGCGGGCCGGCGAGGACGAGCTGATCGTCGAGATCGGCGGGCGCTGGTGCGATTACCGTCTTTATTTCGTCTGGCAATCCGACGTCAGTGCGATGCAGTTCTCCTGCCAGTTCGACATGAAGGTCCCGGCGGCGCGCCGGTCCTCCGTGAACGACCTGCTGGCGGAGGTGAACGCGCGCATGTGGTTGGGCCATTTCGACGTTTGCGCCGAGGAGCACACCCCGATGTTCCGCCAGACCATGCTGCTGCGCGGTTCGCGTGGCGCGACGGTGGAGCAGCTTGAGGACCTTGTCGAGATCGCCCTCTCGGAGTGCGAGCGCTTCTACCCCGCCTTCCAGTTCGTGATCTGGGGCGGCAAGTCCGCGTCGGAGGCGGTATCCGCCGCCATCCTCGACACCGCAGGGGAGGCGTGA
- the proC gene encoding pyrroline-5-carboxylate reductase, giving the protein MAQVGTQGCTLLLAGCGKMGGAMLDGWLTAGIASSVAVVEPSGLPESLRGNPAVILASGPDSVPAEFTPDVVVLAVKPQVMDSVLPAYRALVRPGTVFLSVAAGKTIASFESALGEGAAIVRSMPNTPAAIGRGMTVAVGNPVVTEVQKSLCDSLLRAVGDVAWVEDESLLDPVTAVSGSGPAYVFLLVEAMAKAGEAAGLPAELAMRLARATVAGAGELLHQSPIAAADLRKAVTSPNGTTQAALDVLMAGDGMQPLFDRAVAAAANRSRELAK; this is encoded by the coding sequence ATGGCGCAAGTTGGGACGCAGGGTTGCACGTTGCTGCTGGCCGGCTGCGGCAAGATGGGCGGGGCGATGCTCGACGGCTGGCTGACGGCCGGTATCGCGTCCAGCGTCGCCGTGGTCGAACCGTCCGGCCTGCCGGAGTCCCTGCGCGGCAACCCCGCCGTCATCCTGGCGAGCGGTCCGGACAGCGTGCCCGCCGAATTCACGCCGGACGTGGTGGTTCTTGCGGTGAAGCCGCAGGTGATGGATTCGGTCCTTCCGGCCTACCGGGCGCTGGTCCGCCCCGGCACGGTGTTCCTGTCCGTCGCCGCCGGCAAGACCATCGCCTCCTTCGAGTCGGCGCTGGGAGAGGGAGCGGCCATCGTCCGCTCCATGCCCAACACGCCCGCTGCCATCGGCCGCGGCATGACCGTCGCCGTCGGCAACCCGGTGGTGACGGAGGTGCAGAAGTCGCTGTGCGATTCGCTGCTGCGCGCGGTCGGCGACGTTGCCTGGGTTGAGGACGAGTCGCTCCTCGATCCGGTGACCGCCGTCTCGGGCAGCGGCCCCGCCTACGTCTTCCTGTTGGTCGAGGCGATGGCGAAGGCCGGCGAGGCCGCCGGTTTGCCCGCCGAGCTTGCCATGCGTCTGGCGCGGGCCACCGTTGCGGGGGCGGGCGAGTTGCTCCACCAGTCCCCGATCGCCGCCGCCGACCTGCGCAAGGCGGTGACCAGTCCCAACGGCACCACCCAGGCGGCGCTCGACGTGCTGATGGCCGGGGACGGCATGCAGCCGCTGTTCGACCGCGCCGTCGCCGCCGCCGCGAACCGTTCCCGCGAACTGGCGAAGTAA
- a CDS encoding YbaK/EbsC family protein → MAALSPSAQRVQALLDGFGHGHAVVEHEGSTRTSEDAANAVGCAVAQIAKSLIFRAKDSGRPVLVVASGANRVDEKAVGRLIGEKIERADPDFVREATGFAIGGVPPIGHAVPPLVLIDADLMGLDAIWAAAGTPNAVFRLTPAQLVAITGGRVEAIRKD, encoded by the coding sequence ATGGCGGCCCTCAGCCCCTCCGCCCAACGCGTCCAGGCCCTGCTGGACGGCTTCGGCCATGGCCACGCGGTGGTGGAGCATGAGGGCAGCACCCGCACTTCGGAAGACGCGGCCAACGCCGTCGGCTGCGCCGTGGCGCAGATCGCCAAGTCCTTGATCTTCCGTGCGAAGGACAGCGGCCGGCCGGTGCTGGTGGTGGCCAGCGGGGCCAACCGGGTGGACGAAAAGGCGGTCGGCCGGCTGATCGGCGAAAAGATCGAGCGGGCCGATCCGGACTTCGTTCGCGAGGCCACCGGCTTCGCCATCGGCGGGGTGCCGCCCATCGGCCACGCCGTGCCGCCGCTGGTTCTGATCGACGCCGACCTGATGGGCCTCGACGCCATCTGGGCCGCCGCCGGCACTCCCAACGCGGTCTTCCGCCTGACCCCGGCGCAACTCGTCGCCATCACCGGCGGGCGGGTCGAAGCCATCCGCAAGGACTGA
- a CDS encoding acyl-CoA synthetase → MTDARHNPYETDLDQNAANTVPLSPLSFLRRTAAVYPQRIAVIHGPVRRTWAETYERCVRLASALAKRGIGLGDTVAVMAPNTPESFEAHFGVPMTGAVLNALNIRLDAEALAFILEHGEAKVLLTDREFSGVISKAVHMLEPKRRPIVIDIDDPQAKGGELIGEQTYEQFLETGDPAYEWPMPADEWQAIALNYTSGTTGNPKGVVYHHRGAYLNAMGNVLTWAMPHHPVYLWTLPMFHCNGWCFPWTVTAMAGTNVCVRTITAKGIYDALADLGVTHMCGAPIIMGLIVNAPEDQKREIPRGVKMMTAGAAPPAAVIEKIERMGFDVTHVYGLTEVYGPVTICAWHEHWNDLPLEERAALKARQGVNYATLEGLMVADPNTLQPTRKDGVTMGEIFMRGNTVMKGYLKNPRATEEAFSGGWFHTGDLGVWHPDGYIELKDRSKDIIISGGENISTIEVESVLYKHPDIVEAAVVARPDEKWGETPCAFVTVKEGKQLTEAEVIAYCREHLAHFKCPRTVVFTALPKTSTGKIQKYVLRDQARALNGEKA, encoded by the coding sequence GTGACTGACGCCCGGCACAACCCGTACGAGACCGACCTCGACCAGAACGCCGCCAACACGGTGCCGCTGTCGCCGCTCTCGTTCCTGCGCCGCACCGCCGCCGTCTATCCGCAGCGCATTGCCGTGATCCACGGCCCGGTCCGCCGCACCTGGGCGGAAACCTACGAGCGCTGCGTGCGCCTCGCCTCGGCGCTGGCGAAGCGCGGCATCGGGCTGGGCGACACGGTCGCGGTCATGGCCCCCAACACCCCGGAATCCTTCGAGGCGCATTTCGGCGTGCCGATGACCGGCGCGGTCCTCAACGCCCTGAACATCCGCCTGGACGCCGAGGCGCTGGCCTTCATCCTAGAGCATGGCGAGGCCAAGGTGCTGCTGACCGACCGGGAGTTCTCCGGCGTCATCTCCAAGGCCGTCCATATGCTGGAGCCGAAGCGCCGCCCGATCGTCATCGACATCGACGACCCGCAGGCCAAGGGTGGCGAACTGATCGGGGAGCAGACCTACGAGCAGTTCCTGGAGACCGGAGACCCGGCCTATGAATGGCCGATGCCGGCCGACGAGTGGCAGGCCATCGCGCTGAACTACACCAGCGGAACCACCGGCAACCCAAAGGGCGTCGTCTACCACCACCGCGGTGCCTACCTGAACGCCATGGGCAACGTGCTGACCTGGGCGATGCCGCACCATCCCGTCTATCTGTGGACTCTGCCGATGTTCCACTGCAACGGCTGGTGCTTCCCCTGGACGGTCACCGCCATGGCCGGCACCAACGTCTGCGTCCGCACGATCACCGCCAAGGGCATCTACGACGCTCTGGCCGACCTCGGCGTTACCCACATGTGCGGCGCCCCCATCATCATGGGCCTGATCGTCAACGCGCCGGAGGACCAGAAGCGAGAGATCCCGCGCGGTGTGAAGATGATGACCGCGGGCGCCGCCCCGCCCGCCGCGGTGATCGAGAAGATCGAGCGGATGGGCTTCGACGTCACCCACGTCTACGGCCTGACCGAGGTCTACGGCCCGGTGACCATCTGCGCTTGGCACGAGCACTGGAACGACCTGCCGCTGGAGGAGCGCGCGGCGTTGAAGGCGCGGCAGGGCGTGAACTACGCCACGCTGGAAGGGCTGATGGTCGCCGACCCCAACACGCTCCAGCCGACCCGCAAGGACGGCGTGACGATGGGCGAGATCTTCATGCGCGGCAACACCGTCATGAAGGGCTATCTGAAGAACCCGCGGGCCACCGAGGAGGCGTTCTCCGGCGGCTGGTTCCACACCGGCGACCTCGGCGTCTGGCATCCCGACGGCTACATCGAGCTGAAGGACCGGTCGAAGGACATCATCATCTCCGGCGGCGAGAACATCTCGACCATCGAGGTCGAATCGGTCCTCTACAAGCATCCGGACATCGTCGAGGCCGCCGTGGTCGCCCGCCCGGACGAGAAGTGGGGCGAGACGCCCTGCGCCTTCGTCACCGTGAAGGAGGGCAAGCAGCTGACGGAAGCCGAGGTGATCGCCTATTGCCGCGAGCATCTGGCCCACTTCAAGTGCCCGCGCACCGTCGTTTTCACCGCCCTGCCGAAGACCTCGACTGGCAAGATCCAGAAATACGTGCTGCGCGATCAGGCCCGTGCGCTCAACGGGGAGAAGGCGTGA
- a CDS encoding GNAT family N-acetyltransferase produces MTGGFGPLLPEERADATTLVRQGFGIPREYFDRSVELFGPDVMRGLRAGPEAGRAGGLVACAAVWPMDQWFGGRPVPSCGVAAVTVDPAERGRGYGTALMRGLLEEARAGGAALSVLYPATLPVYTRLGFGRGGVSFDWSAPPAVLSAGPPPGDGWIRRTEASDASPLAALRRSLLSTNNGLVERNEGLWSFALCPDGVPSDVYTFGGSGGPEGYVAVAPPADRKLHVADLCLISPRAVRLAQGFLAGYRAQIDRVTWRGGPDDPLVLLAPERGVRTEACDEWLLRILDVPCALESRGYPSRVVGELVLDVSDALIPENSGCFRLCLSDGRAAVRRLPRAPNSAEKAGGKTDGAVLSLSIAALSSLYSGHKGPHALRQVGLLRGNDEALALAALFFSGPAPWMPDRF; encoded by the coding sequence ATGACCGGGGGCTTCGGCCCCCTTCTGCCCGAGGAGCGGGCGGACGCCACGACCCTGGTCCGCCAGGGCTTCGGCATTCCCCGCGAGTATTTCGACCGGTCGGTGGAGCTCTTCGGGCCGGACGTGATGCGCGGCCTGCGTGCCGGACCGGAGGCGGGGCGCGCCGGCGGGCTCGTCGCCTGCGCCGCCGTCTGGCCGATGGACCAGTGGTTCGGCGGGCGCCCGGTGCCGTCCTGCGGCGTGGCGGCGGTGACTGTCGATCCGGCGGAGCGCGGGCGCGGCTACGGCACCGCACTGATGCGCGGCCTGTTGGAGGAGGCGCGGGCCGGGGGCGCCGCGCTGTCGGTGCTCTATCCGGCGACCCTGCCGGTCTACACCCGCCTCGGCTTCGGGCGGGGTGGGGTGTCCTTCGACTGGAGCGCCCCGCCGGCCGTCCTTTCCGCCGGGCCGCCGCCGGGAGACGGATGGATTCGCCGGACCGAGGCCAGCGACGCCAGCCCCCTTGCGGCGCTACGCCGCAGCCTGCTCTCCACCAACAACGGTCTGGTGGAGCGCAATGAAGGGCTTTGGAGCTTCGCCCTCTGCCCGGACGGAGTTCCGTCCGATGTTTACACTTTTGGTGGTTCTGGCGGCCCCGAGGGCTACGTTGCGGTGGCGCCACCCGCTGATAGAAAACTCCATGTTGCGGATCTCTGCCTCATCAGCCCGCGCGCGGTGCGGCTGGCCCAGGGGTTCCTGGCCGGTTACCGGGCGCAGATCGACCGCGTGACGTGGCGCGGCGGACCCGACGATCCGCTGGTTCTGCTGGCGCCGGAACGCGGGGTGCGTACGGAAGCCTGCGACGAATGGTTGCTGCGTATTCTTGACGTGCCGTGCGCTCTGGAAAGCCGCGGCTACCCATCAAGGGTTGTGGGAGAATTGGTCCTTGATGTATCGGATGCGCTGATTCCGGAGAATTCCGGCTGCTTCCGGTTGTGCTTGTCCGATGGGAGAGCCGCCGTGCGCCGGTTGCCGAGGGCTCCGAACAGCGCTGAAAAGGCCGGCGGAAAGACGGATGGAGCGGTGCTGTCTCTGTCCATCGCCGCGCTCTCCAGCCTCTACAGCGGGCACAAGGGGCCGCACGCTCTCCGTCAGGTTGGCCTTCTGCGCGGAAACGATGAGGCGTTGGCGCTGGCGGCGCTGTTTTTCTCGGGGCCGGCGCCCTGGATGCCGGACCGTTTCTGA
- a CDS encoding O-antigen ligase family protein, with product MDFSLSQRDSARGTPDAILAGVAGVAVASLGPLASMAPRGLPVWAVLIALVGLAGLARRGALGRLQRAMPGTALVLAFLALASLSILWSPSPRAGLTVVEIAYIGLGALAGGAWLSSLPGVEARRLIGLFLIGVFAGVLLFAVEAALDFPLHRWWNHVPAGVEIAETNVPKRTAVLLCLLVWPAAMALDRAGRRGLAVALPAVFAAACLLLTSRSAMLGIVTGGAVFALAVWSPRLVRGVLAAVLAVAFTFVLPLVLLFDRVLNLDGADWLFRSAQHRVEIWGMAANRALETPFFGQGIDASRALEPEGAVSRFGTLTDSLLPLHPHNAFLQVWLELGAFGAALALAAALLLLFGTGRMERRLQPFALALFASALAMASTAYGIWQAWWMGGMLAAGLMLRLAARTPAGGE from the coding sequence ATGGACTTCTCCTTGTCACAGCGCGACTCCGCCCGGGGCACACCCGACGCGATTCTGGCGGGTGTCGCCGGCGTCGCGGTGGCGTCTCTCGGCCCGCTGGCCTCGATGGCGCCGCGCGGTTTGCCGGTCTGGGCCGTTCTGATCGCCCTGGTGGGACTGGCCGGTCTGGCCCGCCGTGGCGCCCTGGGGCGGCTGCAACGGGCGATGCCCGGCACCGCCTTGGTTCTGGCCTTTCTGGCCCTGGCCTCCCTTTCCATCCTGTGGAGCCCGTCGCCGCGCGCCGGTTTGACGGTGGTGGAGATCGCCTATATCGGCCTCGGCGCGCTGGCCGGCGGTGCGTGGCTGTCCTCGCTGCCGGGGGTGGAGGCGCGTCGGCTGATCGGCCTGTTCCTGATCGGCGTGTTCGCCGGGGTCCTGCTGTTCGCGGTGGAGGCCGCGCTGGATTTCCCGCTGCACCGCTGGTGGAACCACGTGCCGGCGGGCGTCGAGATTGCCGAGACCAACGTGCCAAAGCGCACGGCGGTTTTGCTCTGTCTGCTGGTCTGGCCGGCGGCGATGGCGCTCGATCGGGCCGGACGGCGGGGGCTGGCCGTCGCGCTTCCCGCGGTCTTCGCAGCGGCCTGCCTGCTGCTGACCAGCCGCTCGGCCATGCTGGGCATCGTCACGGGCGGGGCGGTCTTCGCGCTCGCCGTCTGGTCGCCGCGTCTCGTCCGCGGGGTGCTGGCGGCGGTCCTCGCGGTGGCCTTCACCTTCGTCTTGCCGCTGGTGCTGCTGTTCGATCGCGTGCTGAACCTGGACGGCGCCGACTGGCTGTTCCGATCAGCGCAGCACCGGGTGGAGATTTGGGGCATGGCCGCCAATCGGGCGCTGGAGACTCCCTTCTTCGGACAGGGCATAGACGCCTCCCGCGCGTTGGAGCCGGAGGGGGCGGTGTCCCGTTTCGGCACGCTGACCGACAGCTTGTTGCCGCTGCACCCCCACAACGCCTTCCTTCAGGTCTGGCTGGAGCTTGGCGCCTTCGGCGCCGCGCTGGCCCTGGCGGCGGCGCTGCTGCTCCTGTTCGGCACGGGGCGGATGGAGCGGCGGCTGCAACCCTTCGCACTGGCTCTCTTCGCATCGGCGTTGGCAATGGCGAGCACGGCCTACGGCATCTGGCAGGCGTGGTGGATGGGCGGCATGCTTGCCGCCGGCCTGATGCTCCGCTTGGCCGCGCGCACCCCGGCGGGGGGCGAATGA
- a CDS encoding glycosyltransferase family 9 protein, whose product MTVESGNEPRRVLVIKLGAFGDFFLAQTAFSAIRRHHAADHLALMTLPSLAPLARLSGLFDEVLEDPRERSLGAYRRVRRLLRAGRFDRVYDLQAQPRIDRYFWLLAPGPWPEWSGTAWGASHRDQYPGRRKVPVIERYTRQLAPFGIVPEAVPDLSWLDADTGGFGLTAPYALLIPGSSPGRPDKRWPAERYGELACLLAARGVTPVVLGTAIEADLARAITAACPQAVDLTSSTSVPEIAGLARRAWAAVGNDTGPTHLVASVGCPTLGLYCDASVPIQANGPCMVVHHRPSFADMDVGGVLAAMDALPSSR is encoded by the coding sequence ATGACGGTGGAGAGCGGCAACGAACCCCGCCGCGTTCTGGTCATCAAGCTGGGTGCCTTCGGAGATTTCTTCCTGGCACAGACCGCCTTTTCGGCCATCCGGCGGCACCACGCCGCCGACCATCTGGCGCTGATGACCCTGCCGTCCCTGGCCCCGCTCGCCCGCCTCAGCGGCCTGTTCGACGAGGTCTTGGAGGATCCGCGCGAGCGGTCGCTCGGGGCCTATCGGCGCGTCCGCCGCCTGCTGCGCGCCGGGCGCTTCGACCGGGTCTACGACCTTCAGGCGCAGCCGCGCATCGACCGCTATTTCTGGCTGCTCGCCCCCGGCCCCTGGCCGGAATGGTCGGGCACGGCCTGGGGCGCTTCGCACCGCGACCAGTATCCGGGTCGCCGCAAGGTGCCGGTGATCGAGCGCTACACCCGGCAACTGGCCCCCTTCGGAATCGTGCCGGAGGCGGTGCCGGACCTGTCCTGGCTCGACGCCGACACCGGCGGTTTCGGCCTTACCGCACCCTACGCCTTGCTGATTCCCGGTTCCTCCCCCGGGCGCCCCGACAAGCGCTGGCCAGCCGAACGCTACGGTGAGCTGGCATGTCTGCTGGCGGCCCGCGGGGTCACGCCGGTCGTGCTGGGCACGGCCATCGAGGCGGACCTCGCGCGGGCTATCACCGCCGCCTGTCCGCAGGCGGTGGACCTGACCAGCAGCACCAGCGTGCCGGAGATCGCCGGGTTGGCCCGCCGGGCCTGGGCGGCGGTCGGGAACGACACCGGCCCCACACATCTGGTGGCGTCCGTCGGTTGTCCCACACTGGGTCTCTATTGCGATGCCTCCGTCCCGATCCAGGCCAACGGGCCGTGCATGGTCGTCCACCACCGGCCATCCTTCGCTGACATGGACGTTGGGGGGGTGCTGGCGGCGATGGACGCTCTTCCGTCGAGCCGGTAG